In Halosegnis marinus, one genomic interval encodes:
- a CDS encoding helix-turn-helix transcriptional regulator, with amino-acid sequence MRYGPRLALLCLLLLAVAAPLAAVGPTAAGTVQETNGTLAPESTTLTVQLRTDGDARWTVSTAFVLRDGNDSRAFDRLAADFEAGNADVVYDATAFESAAAAASDETGRAMSIEDVGYAADRNTTDNVTVGRLSMSFEWTNFTEESGTRLRVGDAFNTSDGTWLPGLTSRQTLVVRPPAGYSVETAPVAPRDGVLRWEGPRSFEPGYLGDIVYTGETPTETATPSPTPNGPNEGGLGPLELVGGGLLVLAAFALGGYALARRDGDPFGGATDDDTPDGGAGAAATGGNDDGGTAAAAATGAVADDEPDFDLLSDEERVEYLLERNGGRMKQATIVEETGWSNAKVSQLLSAMDEAGRVNKLRIGRENLISLPGEDVAELGTDRD; translated from the coding sequence ATGCGGTATGGGCCGCGGCTCGCCCTCCTGTGTCTGCTCCTGCTCGCGGTCGCCGCCCCGCTCGCCGCCGTCGGGCCGACAGCGGCGGGAACGGTACAGGAGACGAACGGGACGCTCGCCCCCGAGTCCACGACGCTGACCGTCCAGTTGCGGACGGACGGCGACGCTCGATGGACCGTGAGCACGGCCTTCGTCCTGCGCGACGGGAACGACTCGCGCGCCTTCGACCGGCTCGCGGCCGACTTCGAGGCGGGCAACGCCGACGTGGTGTACGACGCGACCGCCTTCGAGTCCGCCGCCGCCGCGGCGAGCGACGAGACGGGCCGCGCGATGTCGATAGAGGACGTCGGCTACGCCGCCGACCGGAACACGACGGACAACGTCACCGTCGGGCGGCTCTCGATGAGCTTCGAGTGGACGAACTTCACCGAGGAGAGCGGGACCCGACTCCGCGTCGGCGACGCGTTCAACACGAGCGACGGGACGTGGCTCCCGGGCCTGACGAGCCGACAGACGCTCGTCGTCCGGCCGCCGGCGGGCTACAGCGTCGAGACGGCCCCGGTCGCGCCGCGCGACGGCGTCCTCCGCTGGGAGGGTCCCCGTTCGTTCGAGCCGGGCTACCTCGGCGACATCGTCTACACCGGCGAGACGCCGACCGAGACGGCCACCCCCTCTCCGACCCCGAACGGCCCGAACGAGGGCGGCCTGGGACCGCTCGAACTCGTCGGCGGCGGCCTGCTCGTCCTGGCGGCGTTCGCGCTCGGGGGGTACGCGCTCGCCCGGCGCGACGGCGACCCGTTCGGCGGGGCGACCGACGACGACACCCCCGACGGCGGCGCCGGCGCGGCGGCCACCGGCGGGAACGACGACGGCGGGACGGCGGCCGCGGCCGCCACGGGTGCCGTGGCCGACGACGAGCCGGACTTCGACCTGCTCTCCGACGAGGAGCGCGTCGAGTACCTCCTCGAACGCAACGGCGGCCGGATGAAGCAGGCCACCATCGTCGAGGAGACGGGCTGGTCGAACGCGAAGGTGTCACAGCTGCTCTCGGCGATGGACGAGGCCGGCCGGGTGAACAAGCTCCGGATCGGCCGCGAGAACCTCATCTCGCTGCCCGGCGAGGACGTCGCCGAGCTCGGGACCGACCGCGACTGA
- the ahaH gene encoding ATP synthase archaeal subunit H, with amino-acid sequence MARPEVLDRIKEAEQEADEIIAEAEEERDDRITEARREAEEIRENAREEASELKEDRLADAREEISAEVEELLAEGEAEREKLHNRAEDREEEVVEDVLDLFTEAVHAQT; translated from the coding sequence ATGGCGAGGCCAGAGGTTCTAGACCGGATCAAGGAGGCCGAGCAGGAGGCCGACGAGATCATCGCCGAGGCGGAGGAGGAGCGCGACGACCGCATCACCGAGGCCCGCCGCGAGGCCGAGGAGATACGCGAGAACGCCCGCGAGGAGGCGAGCGAGCTGAAGGAGGACCGGCTCGCCGACGCCCGCGAGGAGATATCCGCCGAGGTCGAGGAACTGCTCGCGGAGGGCGAGGCGGAGCGCGAGAAGCTCCACAACCGCGCCGAGGACCGCGAGGAGGAGGTGGTCGAGGACGTGCTCGACCTGTTCACGGAGGCGGTGCATGCTCAGACCTGA
- a CDS encoding V-type ATP synthase subunit I, producing MLRPERMSRVSVTGSKGVMDDVVEAVHDLRLFDMTDYDGEWEGFEPGAPEEGADAASEKLVTVRSLESILDVDADEYDGPTRVLDDEELAAELADVRERVNALDDRRDELRDDLRAVEEDLDAVEPFVELGIDLDLLQGYESLAVEVGEGDRDAVRRALVDTDGVERHQIFGEEGTLAVFAYPGDAALEDALVGADFTSVEIPEADADPEGYVEELRARKRDLESDLEDVEDDLADLREEVGGFLLAAEEQLSVEVQKREAPLSFATTENAFVAEGWLPTDRFVDLAEGLQDEVGDHVAVEELERADYDEHGFATGPADDAAHGGAGGDAVAADGGDEEVATDGGHATAETAMSGGTPPVVQSNGGIVGPFEALVNVLNKPKYSELDPTVVLFLTFPVFFGFMIGDLGYGLLYMGIGYALMRRFDSDMVRSLGGVAVLAGLFTAIFGVLYGEFFGLHQLGYLLYPSGSAPIHKGLQPYYLVYAQAWLLLSLVVGVVHLVVGRVFDFVNNLSHGVREAFMESGSWIVFTVSLWVWVLSETALSAKPAFMYSVFARAGQTNPVTGETITSEAIAIPLGFSGFETIDLFALPVGGIVIDLVLVVVAIGLALVVAAEGGIGLVESITQGFGHVVSYTRIAAVLLAKAGMALAVNLLVFGAYFHDGEYHLIFFASGEELAAARAAEEVIFSGLLNAEGAVGLVLGGLAGILVLVLGHLLVLVLGVTSAGLQAVRLEYVEFFGKFYEGGGRDYEPFGYERRFTADE from the coding sequence ATGCTCAGACCTGAACGGATGAGCCGGGTCTCGGTGACGGGATCCAAGGGCGTCATGGACGACGTCGTCGAGGCCGTCCACGACCTCCGTCTGTTCGACATGACCGACTACGACGGGGAATGGGAGGGCTTCGAGCCCGGCGCGCCCGAGGAGGGCGCCGACGCCGCCTCCGAGAAGCTCGTCACCGTCCGCTCGCTGGAGAGCATCCTCGACGTCGACGCCGACGAGTACGACGGGCCGACCCGCGTGCTCGACGACGAGGAGCTGGCCGCGGAGCTGGCCGACGTCCGCGAGCGGGTCAACGCGCTGGACGACCGGCGCGACGAGCTGAGGGACGACCTGCGCGCCGTCGAGGAGGACCTCGACGCCGTCGAGCCGTTCGTCGAGCTCGGTATCGACCTCGACCTCCTGCAGGGCTACGAGTCGCTCGCCGTCGAAGTCGGCGAGGGCGACCGCGACGCCGTCCGGCGCGCGCTCGTCGACACCGACGGCGTCGAGCGTCACCAGATATTCGGCGAGGAGGGGACGCTCGCCGTCTTCGCCTACCCGGGCGACGCGGCGCTGGAGGACGCGCTCGTCGGCGCGGACTTCACGAGCGTCGAGATACCGGAGGCGGACGCCGACCCCGAGGGGTACGTCGAGGAGCTCCGCGCCCGCAAGCGCGACCTCGAATCCGACCTGGAGGACGTCGAGGATGACCTCGCCGACCTGCGCGAGGAGGTCGGCGGCTTCCTGCTCGCGGCCGAAGAACAGCTCTCGGTCGAGGTGCAGAAGCGCGAGGCGCCGCTCTCCTTCGCGACGACGGAGAACGCCTTCGTCGCCGAGGGGTGGCTCCCGACCGACCGCTTCGTGGACCTCGCCGAGGGGCTCCAGGACGAGGTCGGCGACCACGTCGCGGTCGAGGAACTCGAACGCGCCGACTACGACGAACACGGCTTCGCGACCGGCCCGGCCGACGACGCCGCACACGGCGGCGCCGGTGGGGACGCGGTCGCCGCCGACGGCGGCGACGAGGAGGTCGCGACGGACGGCGGACACGCGACCGCCGAGACGGCGATGAGCGGCGGCACGCCGCCCGTCGTCCAGAGCAACGGCGGCATCGTCGGCCCGTTCGAGGCGCTCGTGAACGTCCTGAACAAGCCGAAGTACTCGGAGCTCGACCCGACGGTGGTCCTGTTCCTCACCTTCCCGGTGTTCTTCGGCTTCATGATCGGCGACCTCGGCTACGGGCTGTTGTACATGGGGATCGGCTACGCGCTGATGCGCCGGTTCGACTCCGACATGGTCCGGTCGCTGGGCGGCGTCGCGGTGCTGGCCGGCCTGTTCACGGCGATATTCGGCGTGTTGTACGGGGAGTTCTTCGGGCTCCACCAGCTCGGCTACCTGCTCTACCCGAGCGGGAGCGCGCCGATACACAAGGGGCTCCAGCCGTACTACCTGGTGTACGCGCAGGCGTGGCTGCTCCTGTCGCTCGTGGTCGGGGTCGTCCACCTCGTGGTGGGTCGCGTCTTCGACTTCGTCAACAACCTCTCGCACGGCGTCCGCGAGGCGTTCATGGAGAGCGGCTCGTGGATCGTGTTCACGGTCAGCCTGTGGGTGTGGGTGCTCTCGGAGACCGCGCTGAGCGCCAAGCCGGCGTTCATGTACAGCGTCTTCGCGCGGGCCGGGCAGACGAACCCGGTGACCGGCGAGACCATCACCTCGGAGGCCATCGCCATCCCGCTCGGCTTCAGCGGCTTCGAGACCATCGACCTGTTCGCCCTCCCGGTGGGCGGCATCGTCATCGACCTCGTGTTGGTCGTCGTGGCCATCGGCCTCGCGCTCGTCGTCGCCGCGGAGGGCGGCATCGGCCTGGTCGAGTCCATCACGCAGGGCTTCGGCCACGTCGTCTCCTACACCCGTATCGCCGCGGTGCTGCTGGCGAAGGCCGGCATGGCGCTCGCGGTCAACCTGCTCGTCTTCGGGGCGTACTTCCACGACGGGGAGTACCACCTGATCTTCTTCGCAAGCGGCGAGGAACTCGCCGCCGCGCGGGCCGCGGAGGAGGTCATCTTCTCCGGGCTGTTGAACGCGGAGGGCGCCGTCGGGCTGGTGCTCGGCGGGCTCGCCGGCATCCTCGTGTTGGTGCTCGGTCACCTGCTCGTGTTGGTGCTCGGCGTCACCTCGGCCGGTCTGCAGGCGGTGCGTCTGGAGTACGTGGAGTTCTTCGGGAAGTTCTACGAGGGCGGCGGCCGCGACTACGAGCCGTTCGGCTACGAGCGGCGCTTCACGGCCGACGAGTAA
- a CDS encoding methyltransferase domain-containing protein encodes MGILENKARARLFYKYFSNLYDTVNPFIWNEEMRDEALEWFDVGPGDRVLDVGCGTGFATEGILQHTDDVHGLDQSDGQLSKAFAKFGRDGDVRFYRGDAERLPFRDDAFDALWSSGSIEYWPDPVAALREFRRVTKPGGTVLVVGPDYPDSAVFQKLADAIMLFYDEAEGDRMFTEAGFEEFDHHIQQRKPGTPRAITTVATVPATEEASDDEPVAAQS; translated from the coding sequence ATGGGCATCCTGGAGAACAAGGCGCGCGCGCGGCTGTTCTACAAGTACTTCTCGAACCTCTACGACACGGTGAACCCGTTCATCTGGAACGAGGAGATGCGCGACGAGGCGCTGGAGTGGTTCGACGTCGGGCCGGGCGACCGCGTGCTCGACGTGGGCTGTGGCACCGGCTTCGCCACGGAGGGCATCCTCCAACACACCGACGACGTCCACGGGCTGGACCAGTCCGACGGCCAGCTGTCGAAGGCGTTCGCGAAGTTCGGCCGCGACGGCGACGTGCGCTTCTACCGCGGCGACGCCGAACGGCTCCCGTTCCGCGACGACGCGTTCGACGCGCTGTGGTCGTCGGGCTCCATCGAGTACTGGCCCGACCCGGTCGCGGCGCTGCGGGAGTTCCGCCGCGTCACGAAGCCCGGCGGCACCGTCCTCGTCGTCGGCCCGGACTACCCCGACTCGGCCGTGTTCCAGAAGCTCGCGGACGCAATCATGCTGTTCTACGACGAGGCGGAGGGCGACCGCATGTTCACGGAGGCCGGCTTCGAGGAGTTCGACCACCACATCCAGCAGCGCAAGCCCGGCACGCCCCGCGCCATCACGACCGTCGCGACCGTCCCCGCGACGGAGGAGGCGAGCGACGACGAGCCGGTCGCGGCTCAGTCCTGA
- a CDS encoding DUF7096 domain-containing protein yields the protein MLGPPRPSADTAGEVGALRLVALALALCVLLASTAAALPLAAAPTDAADAVAPVQPVEPADNTTARLVLPAGDDRTSDFYTARLDVAGSTAAQTARIHGRYVTVELREEFAAAETDEERRRVVETTATEIDERLTELESRQETALSSYVAGDLSAGGLLRELVAVHTAARALETTVNQLYTYDRAVGTPVPPTEIARLKSRIIPLQGPVRDRVASALRTEGESARVYVVASGNGLVLSTVAEGDFSTQYVREALYRDGFDDSFSDRPITLDTFRDRMEELYPWVFGTDPPTDTVLTSEPYYLNAGVYGIAINHPQGTVSDRDLVVYYDASTDEVFYEVQRQDVSTLPTRVLANATDDGLLLTLRGTHADGPLAVEVRNATTGERVDATVTLNGDTLGTTGGDGLWTVAPRGTFVVTAETGDGNVTASVTNV from the coding sequence ATGCTCGGTCCTCCCCGCCCCTCCGCGGACACCGCGGGCGAGGTCGGCGCCCTCCGGCTCGTCGCCCTCGCGCTCGCGCTGTGTGTCCTCCTGGCGTCCACGGCGGCCGCCCTCCCGCTCGCCGCCGCTCCGACGGACGCGGCCGACGCCGTCGCGCCGGTTCAGCCCGTCGAGCCGGCGGACAACACGACCGCCCGGCTCGTCCTCCCCGCGGGCGACGACCGGACGAGCGACTTCTACACCGCCCGGCTGGACGTAGCCGGCTCCACCGCCGCCCAGACGGCGCGTATCCACGGCCGCTACGTCACCGTCGAGCTCCGCGAGGAGTTCGCCGCGGCCGAGACCGACGAGGAACGCCGGCGCGTGGTCGAGACCACCGCGACGGAGATAGACGAGCGGCTGACGGAACTGGAGTCGCGACAGGAGACGGCGCTGTCGTCGTACGTCGCCGGCGACCTCTCGGCCGGCGGGCTGCTGCGCGAACTCGTCGCCGTTCACACGGCCGCGCGCGCGCTCGAAACGACGGTCAATCAGCTGTACACCTACGACCGGGCGGTCGGCACGCCGGTGCCGCCGACCGAGATAGCCCGGCTGAAGTCGCGTATCATCCCGCTGCAGGGGCCGGTCCGCGACCGCGTCGCCTCGGCGCTCCGCACCGAGGGCGAGTCCGCGCGGGTGTACGTCGTCGCCTCCGGGAACGGGCTGGTGCTCTCGACGGTCGCCGAGGGCGACTTCTCGACGCAGTACGTCCGCGAGGCGCTGTACCGCGACGGCTTCGACGACAGCTTCTCCGACCGGCCCATCACCCTCGATACGTTCCGCGACCGCATGGAGGAACTCTACCCGTGGGTGTTCGGCACCGACCCGCCGACCGACACCGTGCTGACGAGCGAGCCGTACTACCTCAACGCCGGGGTGTACGGAATCGCCATCAACCACCCGCAGGGGACGGTGAGCGACCGCGACCTCGTGGTGTACTACGACGCCAGCACCGACGAGGTGTTCTACGAGGTCCAGCGGCAGGACGTCTCGACGCTCCCGACGCGCGTGCTCGCTAACGCGACCGACGACGGGCTCCTGTTGACGCTCCGGGGGACCCACGCGGACGGCCCGCTCGCCGTCGAGGTGCGGAACGCGACCACCGGCGAGCGCGTGGACGCGACGGTGACGCTCAACGGCGACACGCTCGGGACGACCGGCGGCGACGGCCTCTGGACCGTCGCGCCGCGGGGAACCTTCGTCGTGACCGCGGAGACGGGCGACGGGAACGTCACCGCCAGCGTCACGAACGTTTAG
- a CDS encoding V-type ATP synthase subunit C, with protein sequence MRVEPDGATNYEYVTARVRARRAKLFDEDDYRKLVRMGPGEIARFMEETEYETEMNELGARFSGVDLIEYALNRNLAKHFDDLLEWADGKLYDYVVRYLRKFDAWNVKTTLRGLYSGASTAEIEDDLIGAGEFSDAFLSRLVNASSIEAVVEQLDGTIFGDAAADAYELYEEMGVLVPLENAVDRAYYAELMGNLPNEPNHAEELYIQFLRAEIDFRNLRNALRISRSGADIDPAEFYIDGGRLFAATELRQLAANPDELVARVRESTYGDELDAALDGLADAEDLIGFEHALDAALLEYSDTLSNRYPLSVCPVLAYVLAKEREVDNIRAIARGREAGLDAEEIEAELVVQ encoded by the coding sequence ATGAGGGTCGAACCGGACGGAGCCACGAACTACGAGTACGTCACCGCGAGGGTGCGCGCCCGTCGGGCGAAGCTGTTCGACGAGGACGACTACCGCAAGCTGGTGCGGATGGGTCCCGGCGAGATCGCGCGGTTCATGGAGGAGACGGAGTACGAGACCGAGATGAACGAGCTCGGCGCTCGCTTCTCCGGGGTCGACCTCATCGAGTACGCCCTGAACCGGAACCTCGCCAAACACTTCGACGACCTGTTGGAGTGGGCCGACGGGAAGCTGTACGACTACGTCGTCCGGTACCTGCGGAAGTTCGACGCGTGGAACGTGAAGACGACGCTCCGGGGGCTCTACTCCGGGGCCTCCACGGCGGAGATCGAGGACGACCTCATCGGCGCCGGGGAGTTCTCCGACGCGTTCCTCTCGCGGCTCGTCAACGCCTCGTCCATCGAGGCGGTCGTCGAGCAGCTCGACGGAACGATATTCGGCGACGCGGCGGCCGACGCCTACGAGCTGTACGAGGAGATGGGCGTGCTGGTGCCGCTGGAGAACGCCGTGGACCGCGCCTACTACGCGGAGCTGATGGGGAACCTCCCGAACGAGCCGAACCACGCCGAGGAGCTGTACATCCAGTTCCTGCGCGCGGAGATCGACTTCCGGAACCTCCGGAACGCGCTGCGCATCTCGCGGTCGGGCGCGGACATCGACCCCGCCGAGTTCTACATCGACGGCGGTCGGCTGTTCGCCGCGACGGAGCTGCGCCAGCTCGCCGCGAACCCGGACGAACTGGTCGCCCGGGTCCGCGAGTCGACGTACGGCGACGAACTGGACGCGGCGCTGGACGGACTCGCGGACGCCGAGGACCTCATCGGGTTCGAGCACGCGCTCGACGCGGCGCTGTTGGAGTACTCCGACACGCTGTCGAACCGCTACCCGCTGTCGGTGTGTCCGGTGCTCGCCTACGTGCTCGCGAAGGAGCGCGAGGTGGACAACATCCGGGCCATCGCCCGCGGGCGCGAGGCCGGCCTCGACGCCGAGGAGATAGAGGCGGAGCTGGTGGTACAATGA
- a CDS encoding ATP synthase subunit A, which translates to MSQATQTDAEQDGVIESVSGPVVTATDLAAKMNDVVYVGDEGLMGEVIEIEGNITTIQVYEETSDVAPGEPVENTGEPLSVDLGPGMLDSIYDGVQRPLDVLEEQMGAFLDRGVDAPGIDLEKEWGFEPTVSAGDEVASGDVVGVVEETVQIDHKVLVPPGYEGGTVEEAREGAFTVDEAVVTLENGEEIAMRQEWPVREPRPTAEKETPTTPLVSGQRILDGLFPIAKGGTAAIPGPFGSGKTVTQHQLAKWADADIVVYVGCGERGNEMTEVIEDFPELEDPITGNPLMSRTCLIANTSNMPVAARESCVYTGITIAEYYRDMGYDVALMADSTSRWAEAMREISSRLEEMPGEEGYPAYLAARLSEFYERAGKFQNINGTEGSISVIGAVSPPGGDFSEPVTQNTLRIVKTFWALDADLAERRHFPSINWNESYSLYQDQLDPWFKDNVADDWPERRQWAVDTLDEENELQEIVQLVGKDALPEDQQLTLEVARYLREAYLQQNAFHDVDTYCEPEKTYRMLGAIKTFNDEAFEALEAGVPVEEIQDIDAAPRLNRMGTAEDYHEFIDELESNIAAQLEEKY; encoded by the coding sequence ATGAGCCAAGCAACACAGACGGACGCCGAGCAAGACGGCGTCATCGAGAGCGTGAGCGGTCCGGTCGTGACCGCCACGGACCTCGCAGCCAAGATGAACGACGTCGTCTACGTGGGCGACGAGGGGCTGATGGGCGAGGTCATCGAGATAGAAGGCAACATCACCACCATCCAGGTGTACGAGGAGACCTCGGACGTCGCGCCGGGCGAACCCGTCGAGAACACCGGGGAGCCGCTCTCCGTGGACCTCGGGCCGGGGATGCTGGACTCCATCTACGACGGCGTCCAGCGCCCGCTCGACGTGCTCGAAGAGCAGATGGGCGCGTTCCTCGACCGCGGGGTCGACGCGCCGGGTATCGACCTGGAGAAGGAGTGGGGCTTCGAGCCGACCGTCTCCGCGGGCGACGAGGTCGCCTCGGGCGACGTGGTCGGCGTCGTCGAGGAGACGGTGCAGATCGACCACAAGGTGCTCGTCCCGCCGGGCTACGAGGGCGGCACGGTCGAGGAGGCCCGCGAGGGCGCGTTCACCGTCGACGAGGCCGTCGTCACCCTCGAGAACGGCGAGGAGATCGCCATGCGTCAGGAGTGGCCGGTGCGCGAGCCGCGCCCGACCGCCGAGAAGGAGACCCCGACGACGCCGCTCGTCTCGGGCCAGCGCATCCTCGACGGGCTGTTCCCCATCGCGAAGGGCGGGACGGCCGCGATTCCGGGGCCGTTCGGCTCCGGGAAGACGGTCACCCAGCACCAGCTCGCCAAATGGGCCGACGCGGACATCGTCGTCTACGTCGGCTGCGGCGAGCGTGGCAACGAGATGACGGAGGTCATCGAGGACTTCCCGGAGCTGGAGGACCCCATCACGGGCAACCCCCTGATGTCCCGGACCTGCCTCATCGCCAACACGTCGAACATGCCCGTCGCGGCGCGCGAGTCGTGCGTCTACACGGGTATCACCATCGCGGAGTACTACCGCGACATGGGGTACGACGTGGCGCTGATGGCCGACTCCACCTCCCGGTGGGCCGAGGCCATGCGCGAGATCTCCTCCCGGCTGGAGGAGATGCCCGGCGAGGAGGGGTACCCGGCGTACCTCGCCGCCCGCCTCTCGGAGTTCTACGAGCGGGCCGGCAAGTTCCAGAACATCAACGGGACGGAGGGCTCCATCTCCGTCATCGGCGCGGTGTCGCCGCCCGGCGGCGACTTCTCCGAGCCGGTGACGCAGAACACCCTGCGTATCGTGAAGACGTTCTGGGCGCTCGACGCCGACCTCGCCGAGCGTCGCCACTTCCCCTCCATCAACTGGAACGAGTCCTACTCGCTGTACCAGGACCAGCTCGACCCGTGGTTCAAGGACAACGTCGCGGACGACTGGCCCGAGCGGCGCCAGTGGGCCGTCGACACGCTCGACGAGGAGAACGAGCTCCAGGAGATCGTCCAGCTCGTCGGCAAGGACGCCCTGCCGGAGGACCAGCAGCTCACGCTCGAAGTGGCCCGCTACCTCCGCGAGGCGTACCTCCAGCAGAACGCGTTCCACGACGTGGACACGTACTGTGAACCGGAGAAGACCTACCGGATGCTCGGCGCCATCAAGACGTTCAACGACGAGGCGTTCGAGGCGCTCGAAGCGGGCGTTCCGGTCGAGGAGATACAGGACATCGACGCCGCCCCGCGCCTGAACCGCATGGGGACGGCCGAGGACTACCACGAGTTCATCGACGAGCTCGAATCGAACATCGCGGCACAGCTGGAGGAGAAGTACTGA
- a CDS encoding V-type ATP synthase subunit F, with translation MSQEIGVVGSPDFTTGFRLAGVRRFANVAEDEKAERLDDAVEEMLADEGVGIVVMHDDDLDHLSRTVRREVETSVEPVLVTLGGGAAAGGLREQIKRAIGIDLMDDEDE, from the coding sequence ATGAGCCAGGAGATCGGAGTCGTCGGGAGCCCGGACTTCACGACCGGCTTCCGGCTGGCCGGCGTTCGCCGCTTCGCGAACGTGGCCGAAGACGAGAAGGCCGAGCGCCTCGACGACGCCGTCGAGGAGATGCTCGCGGACGAGGGCGTCGGCATCGTCGTGATGCACGACGACGACCTCGACCACCTCTCGCGGACCGTCCGCCGGGAGGTCGAGACGAGCGTCGAACCGGTGCTCGTGACGCTGGGCGGCGGTGCCGCCGCGGGCGGCCTCCGCGAGCAGATCAAGCGCGCCATCGGTATCGACCTGATGGACGACGAGGACGAATAA
- a CDS encoding V-type ATP synthase subunit E: protein MSLDTVVEDIRDDARARAEEMRADGESRAEEIVSEAEADAEEIVADAEREVAQEIEQEREQRLSSAKLEAKQARLEARREALQDVHERVEAAVADIDGEEREELTRSLLDAAAAEFADADSVLVYGRAADEELLGDVLGDYDGFEYAGEYDCLGGVVVEAEGSRVRVNNTFDSVLEEVWEENLRDISERLFEER from the coding sequence ATGAGCCTTGATACGGTCGTAGAGGACATCCGGGACGATGCCCGCGCGCGTGCGGAGGAGATGCGTGCGGACGGCGAGAGCCGCGCGGAGGAGATCGTCTCGGAGGCGGAGGCCGACGCCGAGGAGATCGTCGCCGACGCCGAGCGGGAAGTAGCACAGGAGATAGAACAGGAGCGCGAACAGCGGCTCTCCTCGGCGAAGCTGGAGGCGAAGCAGGCGCGCCTCGAAGCCCGCCGTGAGGCGCTGCAGGACGTCCACGAGCGTGTCGAGGCGGCCGTCGCCGACATCGACGGCGAGGAGCGCGAGGAGCTGACGCGGTCGCTGCTCGACGCCGCGGCCGCGGAGTTCGCCGATGCCGACAGCGTGCTCGTCTACGGGCGCGCCGCCGACGAGGAACTGCTCGGCGACGTGCTCGGCGACTACGACGGCTTCGAGTACGCCGGCGAGTACGACTGTCTCGGCGGCGTCGTCGTCGAGGCCGAGGGCTCGCGCGTTCGCGTGAACAACACCTTCGACTCCGTGCTCGAAGAGGTCTGGGAGGAGAACCTCCGGGACATCTCCGAGCGGCTCTTCGAGGAACGATGA
- a CDS encoding type IV pilin, whose amino-acid sequence MSARRERAFSPLVGLVCLVAVTVAASAAVGAAALSVAPPDPAPTAALSVTATDDGRVTLLHRGGAPLAVGDLRLELSVDGEPLTYQPPVPFVGAAGYRGAPGGPFNAAAEGTWTAGERATLRVAGTNDPALRAGARLTVEVWSGGIRAARVSTTVQD is encoded by the coding sequence GTGTCCGCACGCAGAGAGCGCGCGTTCTCCCCCCTCGTCGGCCTCGTCTGTCTCGTCGCCGTCACCGTCGCCGCGAGCGCCGCGGTCGGCGCGGCCGCCCTCTCGGTCGCGCCGCCGGACCCCGCCCCGACGGCCGCGCTCTCCGTGACCGCGACAGACGACGGCCGCGTGACGCTGCTCCACCGCGGGGGCGCGCCGCTCGCGGTCGGGGACCTCCGTCTCGAACTCTCCGTGGACGGGGAGCCACTGACCTACCAGCCGCCGGTACCGTTCGTCGGCGCGGCGGGCTACCGGGGCGCGCCGGGCGGGCCGTTCAACGCCGCCGCCGAGGGGACGTGGACCGCGGGCGAGCGCGCGACCCTGCGCGTGGCGGGGACGAACGACCCGGCGCTCCGGGCTGGCGCTCGGCTCACGGTCGAGGTGTGGTCGGGAGGAATCCGCGCGGCGCGCGTCTCGACGACCGTTCAGGACTGA